The following coding sequences are from one Microbulbifer sp. TB1203 window:
- the oadA gene encoding sodium-extruding oxaloacetate decarboxylase subunit alpha, translated as MNNAKPIQITDVVLRDGHQSLIATRLRTEDMLPVCDKLDRVGYWSLEVWGGATFDACVRFLKEDPWERLRKLREALPNTRLQMLLRGQNLLGYRHYADDVVEAFISKAAENGIDVFRVFDAMNDLRNIETAIRAVKQSGKHAQGTLCYTTSPLHAVDTFVEQAKTMVDMGCDSIAIKDMAGLLTPSATGELVGALKQALDLPLFLHSHGTSGLATLCQLKAIENGVDHIDTAISAFANGTSHPATETMVAALAGTDRDSGLDLELLNDIARHFWEVRKKYHQFESEFTREDVSVQINQVPGGMMSNLANQLKEQGALGRIDEVFAEIPRVREDLGYPPLVTPTSQIVGTQAVMNVLAGSRYKTITNEVKRYLMGHYGKPLGTVNEELRRRAVGSEEVIDVRPADLLPPELDKLRTEIGELAKSEEDLLTYAMFPDLGKSFLEQRAAGTLQPEPLLPPEGTQLKTADGGTPTEFVIDVHGESYQVAITGVGVKGTGKRHFFLTLDGMPEEVVFEPLNEYRAEGGSGRKQATMAGHVTTGMPGNIVEVLVKEGDHIAAGQPVLITEAMKMEAEVQATIDGVVTAIHVAKGDRVTPGEVLMEIEAG; from the coding sequence ATGAACAACGCCAAACCGATACAGATCACCGATGTGGTCCTGCGCGACGGCCACCAGTCGCTGATCGCCACCCGCCTGCGCACCGAGGACATGCTGCCGGTCTGCGACAAGCTCGACCGGGTGGGCTACTGGTCCCTGGAGGTCTGGGGTGGCGCCACCTTCGACGCCTGTGTGCGCTTCCTCAAGGAGGATCCCTGGGAGCGGCTGCGCAAGCTGCGCGAGGCCCTGCCAAACACCCGCCTGCAGATGCTGCTGCGCGGCCAGAACCTGCTGGGTTACCGCCACTATGCCGACGACGTGGTGGAGGCCTTCATCTCCAAGGCGGCAGAGAACGGCATCGACGTCTTCCGGGTGTTCGACGCCATGAACGACCTGCGCAATATCGAGACCGCCATCCGTGCGGTGAAACAATCCGGCAAGCACGCCCAGGGCACCCTCTGCTACACCACCAGCCCCCTGCACGCAGTGGATACTTTCGTTGAGCAAGCGAAGACCATGGTGGATATGGGTTGCGACTCCATCGCCATCAAGGATATGGCCGGGTTGCTCACCCCCAGCGCCACCGGCGAACTGGTGGGAGCGCTGAAACAGGCACTCGACCTGCCACTGTTTCTGCACAGTCACGGCACCTCGGGACTGGCAACCCTGTGCCAATTGAAGGCAATCGAGAACGGCGTAGACCACATCGATACCGCCATCTCCGCCTTCGCCAACGGCACCAGCCATCCGGCCACCGAGACAATGGTGGCGGCGCTGGCCGGCACCGACCGCGACAGCGGGCTGGACCTGGAACTGCTGAACGACATCGCCCGGCACTTCTGGGAAGTGCGCAAGAAGTACCACCAGTTCGAGAGCGAGTTCACCCGGGAGGACGTGTCGGTGCAGATCAACCAGGTTCCCGGCGGCATGATGTCCAACCTCGCCAACCAACTGAAAGAACAGGGCGCACTGGGCCGCATCGACGAGGTGTTCGCGGAAATCCCCAGGGTGCGCGAGGACCTGGGCTACCCGCCGCTGGTAACGCCGACCTCGCAGATCGTCGGCACCCAGGCGGTGATGAACGTGCTCGCCGGCAGCCGCTACAAGACCATCACCAACGAGGTGAAGCGCTACCTGATGGGCCACTACGGCAAACCCCTGGGCACGGTGAACGAAGAACTGCGCCGGCGCGCGGTGGGCAGCGAGGAAGTCATCGACGTGCGCCCCGCCGACCTGCTGCCGCCGGAGCTGGACAAACTGCGCACGGAGATCGGCGAGCTGGCGAAGAGCGAGGAGGACCTGCTCACCTACGCCATGTTCCCCGACCTGGGCAAAAGCTTCCTGGAGCAGCGCGCCGCCGGCACCCTGCAGCCGGAGCCGCTGCTGCCGCCGGAGGGAACGCAGCTCAAGACCGCCGACGGGGGGACGCCCACCGAGTTTGTCATCGACGTGCACGGGGAGAGCTACCAGGTGGCGATCACCGGCGTGGGCGTGAAAGGCACCGGCAAGCGCCATTTCTTCCTGACCCTGGACGGGATGCCCGAGGAGGTGGTGTTCGAACCGCTCAATGAATACCGGGCGGAGGGCGGCAGCGGCCGAAAACAGGCCACCATGGCGGGCCACGTCACCACCGGCATGCCGGGCAATATCGTGGAAGTGCTGGTGAAGGAAGGCGACCACATCGCCGCCGGGCAGCCGGTGCTGATCACCGAGGCGATGAAAATGGAGGCGGAGGTGCAGGCCACCATCGACGGCGTGGTGACCGCCATCCACGTGGCCAAGGGGGATCGGGTGACGCCGGGGGAGGTATTGATGGAGATAGAGGCAGGGTAA
- a CDS encoding adenosylcobalamin-dependent ribonucleoside-diphosphate reductase codes for MHHFEAEISRFIWDTKYRHRNGEQVFDKSVADSWRRVANALAGVEPADRELWAQRFYRNLEGFRFLPGGRILAGAGTGHQVTLFNCFVMGVIEDSMDAIFDQLKEAALTMQQGGGIGCDFSTLRPAGSRAHKTGTIASGPVSFMRIWDSMCATLLSTGSRRGAMMATLRCDHPDIERFVAAKKDPRELRHFNVSVQVSDDFMAAVDADGDWPLVFPEQQLEGEGGELLPRRWTGEPAAVPCRVLKRVRARELWHKIMRATYDYAEPGVLFVDRINQHNNLHYREQITATNPCGEIPLPPYGACNLGSINLTRFVREPFTGHADLDWPGIRDCVGLGVRMMDNVIDLSRYPLPAQAEQARGSRRLGLGITGLADVLIMLDLNYDSEAARTLAWQVMKVLRDTAYSASIELAAEKGSFPFFEREAYLEGAHARALPEVLREGIAAKGIRNSHLVAIAPTGTISLLANGVSSGVEPVFDFHHRRRVLTPDGNYREFDITDPAYRLWCKLGNDPEMLPEIFVSARKLSPSAHLQMEAALQPYVDNAISKTVNIPENYPFEDFESLYREAFELGLKGCTTFRPNPVTQAVLIGADDVPASHCCDIEREGE; via the coding sequence ATGCACCACTTCGAGGCGGAGATATCCCGCTTTATCTGGGACACCAAGTACCGCCACCGCAACGGCGAACAGGTATTCGACAAATCGGTGGCGGACAGTTGGCGGCGGGTGGCCAATGCCCTGGCCGGGGTGGAGCCCGCGGATCGCGAACTCTGGGCCCAGCGCTTCTACCGCAACCTGGAGGGGTTCCGCTTCCTGCCCGGCGGTCGCATCCTCGCCGGCGCCGGCACCGGCCATCAGGTTACCCTGTTCAACTGCTTTGTGATGGGGGTGATCGAAGATTCCATGGACGCCATCTTCGATCAGCTCAAGGAAGCCGCGCTGACCATGCAGCAGGGCGGCGGCATCGGCTGCGACTTTTCCACCCTGCGCCCGGCGGGCAGCCGCGCCCACAAAACCGGCACCATCGCCTCCGGGCCCGTGTCCTTTATGCGCATCTGGGACAGCATGTGCGCCACCCTGTTGTCCACCGGCAGTCGGCGCGGCGCCATGATGGCCACCCTGCGCTGCGATCACCCGGATATCGAGCGCTTCGTGGCGGCCAAGAAGGACCCGCGGGAGCTGCGCCATTTCAACGTCTCGGTTCAGGTGAGCGACGACTTTATGGCCGCGGTGGACGCGGATGGCGACTGGCCGTTGGTGTTTCCCGAACAACAGTTGGAGGGGGAGGGTGGTGAACTGCTGCCGCGCCGTTGGACCGGTGAGCCGGCCGCGGTGCCCTGCCGGGTGCTGAAGCGGGTGCGCGCCCGCGAACTGTGGCACAAGATCATGCGTGCCACCTACGACTACGCCGAGCCCGGGGTGCTGTTTGTCGACCGCATCAACCAGCACAACAACCTCCACTACCGCGAACAGATCACCGCCACCAACCCCTGCGGCGAAATCCCCCTGCCGCCCTACGGCGCCTGCAATCTGGGTTCGATAAACCTGACCCGATTTGTGCGCGAGCCGTTTACCGGGCACGCGGACCTGGACTGGCCCGGTATCCGCGACTGCGTGGGCCTGGGGGTGCGCATGATGGACAATGTGATCGACCTGTCCCGCTACCCGCTGCCGGCCCAGGCGGAACAGGCCCGCGGCAGCCGGCGGCTGGGGCTGGGAATCACCGGGCTGGCAGACGTGCTGATCATGCTGGACCTGAACTATGACAGCGAAGCCGCGCGCACGCTGGCTTGGCAGGTGATGAAAGTACTGCGCGACACCGCCTACAGCGCTTCCATCGAGTTGGCGGCGGAGAAGGGCAGCTTCCCATTCTTCGAGCGCGAGGCCTACCTGGAGGGTGCCCACGCCCGCGCGCTGCCTGAGGTGCTCCGTGAGGGCATTGCCGCCAAAGGCATCCGCAACAGTCACCTGGTGGCCATAGCCCCCACCGGCACCATCAGCCTGCTCGCCAACGGCGTGTCCAGCGGCGTGGAGCCGGTGTTCGACTTCCACCACCGCCGGCGGGTGCTGACCCCGGACGGCAACTACCGGGAGTTCGATATCACCGATCCCGCCTACCGGCTCTGGTGCAAACTCGGCAACGACCCGGAGATGCTGCCGGAAATCTTTGTCTCCGCGCGCAAGCTGTCGCCGAGTGCCCACCTGCAGATGGAGGCGGCGCTGCAGCCCTATGTGGACAACGCCATCTCCAAGACAGTGAATATTCCCGAGAACTATCCCTTCGAGGACTTCGAGTCTCTCTACCGGGAGGCCTTTGAACTGGGCCTGAAAGGCTGCACCACCTTCCGCCCCAACCCGGTCACCCAGGCGGTGCTGATCGGGGCGGACGATGTTCCCGCGAGCCATTGCTGCGATATCGAGCGGGAAGGGGAATAA
- a CDS encoding ribose-phosphate pyrophosphokinase, with the protein MPPLKLFSLDSGVDFARKVADALGEPLGEHEERDFVDGEHKLRPLEDVEGADVYLVQSLYSDAEHSVNDKLVRLLFFISALKDAGAARVSAVIPYLCYARKDRRTKLRDPLSIRYLAGLFESAGTDCVATLDAHNLAAFENAFRCRTLHLPAQPLFVDFAEAQLRDDDGPLVVASPDVGGVKRAEAFRQALGERLEREIGSAFVEKYRSADQLSGGTLVGEVRDASVLIVDDLISGGGTIRRAADAMHKGGARRLFALASHGQFCGDALEKLGRLPLEAIAVTDSLPQADGSDRLQVVSCAPLLAEAIRRLHEGGPAVELSL; encoded by the coding sequence ATGCCACCGCTAAAGCTGTTTAGCCTGGATTCCGGCGTCGACTTTGCCCGCAAGGTGGCAGACGCCCTCGGCGAACCCCTGGGTGAACACGAGGAGCGGGACTTCGTCGACGGCGAGCACAAGCTGCGCCCCCTGGAGGACGTGGAGGGGGCGGATGTCTACCTGGTGCAGTCCCTGTACAGCGATGCCGAACACAGCGTGAACGACAAGCTGGTGCGCCTGCTGTTCTTTATCAGCGCGCTGAAAGACGCCGGCGCCGCCCGGGTCAGTGCGGTGATTCCCTACCTCTGTTACGCGCGCAAGGACCGCCGCACCAAGCTGCGCGATCCCCTCTCCATCCGCTACCTGGCCGGGCTGTTTGAATCCGCGGGGACGGACTGCGTGGCGACCCTGGACGCACACAACCTGGCCGCGTTCGAGAACGCTTTCCGCTGCCGCACCCTCCACCTGCCGGCGCAGCCGCTGTTTGTGGACTTCGCCGAGGCGCAGCTGCGCGACGACGACGGGCCGCTGGTGGTGGCGTCGCCGGACGTGGGCGGGGTCAAGCGCGCCGAGGCTTTCCGCCAGGCGCTGGGGGAGCGCCTGGAGCGGGAAATCGGCAGCGCCTTCGTGGAGAAGTACCGCAGCGCGGACCAACTGAGTGGCGGCACCCTGGTGGGCGAAGTGCGCGATGCCAGCGTGCTGATTGTCGACGACCTGATCTCCGGCGGCGGCACCATCCGTCGCGCCGCGGACGCCATGCACAAAGGCGGCGCCAGGCGCCTCTTCGCCCTGGCCAGCCACGGCCAGTTCTGCGGCGACGCCCTGGAAAAGCTCGGCCGGTTGCCGCTGGAGGCGATCGCAGTCACCGATTCGCTGCCGCAGGCGGACGGCTCGGACAGGCTGCAGGTGGTCAGCTGCGCGCCCCTGCTGGCGGAGGCCATCCGCCGCCTCCATGAAGGGGGTCCGGCGGTGGAGTTGAGCCTCTGA
- a CDS encoding alpha/beta family hydrolase — MSEREVTVDAAGERLEGFLSLPPGTESLVLFAHGSGSSRFSPRNRMVAEQLNQAGIGTLLFDLLTADENRVDEITREFRFDIPRLARRLAAAVDWAAGEADTAELHCGLFGSSTGAAAALIAAAERPRRVGAVVSRGGRPDLADEALPKVQAPTLLIVGGEDLQVIELNRDAAACMTNEPHLEIVRGATHLFEEPGTLEEVIRLAIDWFQHYLRHATAKAV; from the coding sequence ATGAGCGAGCGCGAAGTAACCGTCGATGCGGCCGGTGAGCGGCTGGAGGGATTCCTTTCATTGCCGCCGGGTACGGAGTCCCTGGTGCTCTTTGCCCACGGCAGCGGCAGCAGCCGCTTCAGCCCGCGCAACCGCATGGTGGCGGAGCAATTGAACCAGGCGGGTATCGGCACCCTGCTGTTCGACCTGCTCACCGCCGACGAAAACCGTGTCGACGAGATCACCCGCGAATTCCGCTTCGATATCCCGCGCCTGGCCCGGCGCCTGGCGGCGGCGGTGGACTGGGCAGCGGGTGAGGCGGACACCGCGGAACTGCACTGCGGCCTGTTCGGCTCCAGCACCGGCGCCGCGGCGGCGCTGATCGCCGCCGCCGAGCGCCCCCGGCGGGTGGGGGCGGTGGTGTCCCGCGGCGGTCGGCCCGACCTGGCAGATGAGGCGCTGCCGAAAGTGCAGGCGCCAACCCTGCTGATCGTCGGCGGGGAGGACCTCCAGGTGATCGAACTCAACCGCGACGCGGCGGCGTGCATGACCAACGAGCCCCATCTGGAGATAGTGCGCGGTGCCACCCATCTGTTCGAGGAGCCCGGGACACTGGAAGAGGTGATCCGCCTCGCCATCGACTGGTTTCAGCACTACCTGCGCCATGCCACCGCTAAAGCTGTTTAG
- a CDS encoding phosphoribosyltransferase: MTPFENRTEAGRQLAESLRHSFGDRKDLIVLALPRGGVPVGLEVARALKAPLDLILVRKLGVPGHKELAMGAITSHARVLNEEVIRSCGVSDEALEEVAREEQRELERRAGRYRGDRPWPELKDRCVILVDDGIATGATMEAAARAVREQKPASLVLAVPVAPPETLRRFSSLADKVECLMTPEAFWAIGAWYRDFSQLSDEQVIAMMREAEDLQP, from the coding sequence ATGACGCCCTTCGAGAACCGCACCGAGGCCGGCCGTCAGCTGGCTGAATCTCTCCGTCACTCTTTTGGCGACCGCAAAGACCTGATCGTCCTCGCGCTGCCCCGCGGCGGCGTACCCGTGGGCCTGGAGGTGGCGCGCGCGCTGAAGGCGCCGCTGGATCTGATACTGGTGCGCAAACTGGGGGTGCCCGGCCACAAGGAGCTGGCCATGGGGGCCATCACCAGCCACGCGCGGGTACTCAACGAAGAGGTGATACGCAGCTGCGGTGTCAGCGATGAGGCGTTGGAGGAAGTGGCCCGCGAGGAACAGCGGGAACTGGAGCGGCGCGCCGGGCGTTACCGCGGCGACAGGCCCTGGCCGGAACTCAAGGACCGCTGCGTGATCCTGGTGGACGACGGCATCGCCACCGGTGCCACCATGGAGGCGGCGGCGCGTGCAGTGCGCGAGCAGAAACCCGCGTCTCTGGTACTGGCGGTGCCGGTGGCGCCGCCCGAAACACTGCGGCGGTTTTCCTCCCTGGCGGACAAGGTGGAATGCCTGATGACCCCGGAAGCCTTCTGGGCGATCGGTGCCTGGTATCGCGACTTTTCCCAACTGAGCGACGAACAGGTGATCGCGATGATGCGCGAGGCAGAGGATTTACAGCCATGA
- the polA gene encoding DNA polymerase I: MSKNQSNRPPLILVDGSSYLYRAFHALPPLATSKGNPTGAVRGVISMLRRHLKEHPDSTVAVVFDAKGKTFRDELFAEYKSHRPPMPDDLREQIQPIHDLIDAMGLPRLVIDGVEADDVIGTLALEALREGQEVIISTGDKDMAQLVRPGITLVNTMSNTSLDSEGVREKFGVGPELIIDFLALMGDKSDNIPGVPGVGEKTALGLLQNLGSLEDIYANLDAIASLSFRGAKTLGKKMEEHREAAELSYKLATIKTDVEMPVHPRDLHHGEPHKEQLKQLYGELEFRGWLEELDGDSVQEVVQQAAAERNYEIITDMGDFDRWLDKLKNSEVFAFDTETTSLNYMQARLVGLSFAVESHEAAYVPLAHDYMGAPDQLPMETVLEKLRPLLEDPAQKKVGQHLKYDSHILAGCDIQLRGVYRDTMLESYVLDSTASRHDMDSLALKYLGEHTVHFEDIAGKGAKQLTFNQIELEKAGPYAAEDADITLRLHNELSTRLAREPSLEKVLDEIEMPLVPVLARMERYGTYIDAAMLAKQSGELEQKMRDVEQQAFIVAGEEFNLGSTKQLGTILFEKLLIPVIKKTPKGAPSTAEPVLQELAHSHELPALIMQYRGLAKLKNTYTDKLPLMIDPASGRVHTSYHQAVAATGRLSSSDPNLQNIPIRTEEGRRIRQAFVAPEGRVIIAADYSQIELRIMAHLSGDKGLVDAFAQGADIHRATAAEVFEVAPEAVDGEQRRRAKAINFGLIYGMSAFGLAKQLGIPRADAQTYIERYFERYPGVRRYMDSTRKQAAEKGYVETLFGRRLYLPEINSRNAMQRQAAERTAINAPMQGSAADIIKRAMITVDAWLAEQKLASKLIMQVHDELVLEVPEDEAARVSEGITGLMQGAAELAVPLIVDLGRGANWDEAH, from the coding sequence ATGAGTAAAAACCAGTCCAATCGACCACCACTGATCCTGGTGGACGGCTCCTCCTATCTCTACCGTGCCTTCCACGCCCTGCCGCCGCTGGCCACCAGCAAGGGCAATCCCACCGGCGCGGTGCGCGGGGTGATCAGCATGCTGCGCCGCCATCTAAAGGAGCATCCGGACAGCACCGTCGCGGTGGTGTTCGATGCGAAGGGCAAGACCTTCCGCGACGAGCTCTTCGCCGAGTACAAATCCCACCGCCCGCCCATGCCCGACGACCTGCGCGAGCAGATACAGCCGATCCATGACCTGATCGATGCCATGGGCCTGCCGCGGCTGGTGATCGACGGCGTGGAGGCGGACGATGTGATCGGAACGCTTGCCCTTGAAGCCCTCCGGGAGGGACAGGAGGTGATTATCTCCACCGGCGACAAGGACATGGCGCAGCTGGTGCGCCCGGGTATCACCCTGGTGAACACCATGTCCAACACTTCGCTTGACAGCGAAGGTGTAAGAGAAAAGTTCGGCGTGGGCCCGGAGCTGATCATCGACTTTCTCGCGCTGATGGGTGACAAGTCCGACAACATTCCCGGGGTGCCCGGCGTCGGTGAGAAGACTGCGCTGGGACTGCTGCAGAACCTCGGCAGCCTGGAGGACATCTATGCCAACCTGGACGCGATAGCGTCATTAAGTTTTCGCGGAGCGAAAACCCTGGGTAAGAAAATGGAAGAGCACCGCGAGGCTGCGGAGCTGTCCTACAAGCTCGCCACCATAAAGACCGATGTGGAAATGCCGGTCCATCCCCGGGACCTGCACCACGGTGAACCGCACAAGGAACAACTCAAGCAGCTCTACGGTGAACTGGAATTTCGCGGCTGGCTGGAGGAACTGGACGGCGACAGCGTACAGGAAGTGGTACAGCAGGCCGCCGCCGAGCGGAATTATGAAATCATCACCGATATGGGGGATTTCGACCGCTGGCTGGATAAACTGAAAAACTCGGAAGTTTTCGCCTTCGACACCGAGACCACCAGCCTCAACTATATGCAGGCCCGATTGGTGGGCCTGTCCTTCGCCGTGGAATCCCACGAGGCCGCCTATGTGCCCCTGGCCCACGACTATATGGGCGCGCCGGACCAACTGCCCATGGAAACGGTGCTGGAAAAACTCCGGCCGCTGCTGGAGGACCCGGCGCAGAAAAAAGTCGGGCAACACCTGAAGTACGACAGCCATATCCTCGCCGGCTGCGACATCCAACTGCGCGGCGTCTACCGCGATACCATGCTCGAATCCTACGTGCTCGACAGCACCGCCAGCCGCCACGATATGGACAGCCTCGCGCTCAAGTACCTGGGCGAGCACACAGTGCATTTCGAGGACATCGCCGGCAAGGGGGCCAAGCAGCTCACCTTCAACCAGATAGAACTGGAAAAGGCCGGGCCCTACGCCGCCGAGGACGCCGACATCACCCTGCGCCTGCATAATGAGCTGAGCACGCGCCTGGCCCGCGAGCCCTCCCTGGAAAAAGTGCTGGACGAAATCGAGATGCCGCTGGTGCCGGTGCTCGCGCGCATGGAGCGTTACGGCACCTATATCGATGCCGCGATGCTGGCCAAACAGAGCGGGGAGCTGGAACAGAAAATGCGCGATGTGGAGCAGCAGGCCTTTATCGTCGCCGGTGAGGAATTCAACCTCGGCTCCACCAAGCAGCTGGGCACCATCCTGTTCGAAAAACTGCTGATCCCGGTGATCAAGAAAACCCCCAAGGGCGCCCCCTCCACCGCCGAGCCGGTGCTGCAGGAACTGGCCCACAGCCACGAGCTGCCGGCGCTGATCATGCAGTATCGGGGCCTGGCGAAACTGAAAAACACCTACACCGACAAGCTGCCGCTGATGATCGATCCTGCCAGTGGCCGCGTGCACACCTCCTACCACCAGGCGGTGGCGGCCACGGGGCGGCTGTCCTCCAGCGATCCGAATCTGCAGAATATCCCCATCCGCACCGAGGAGGGCCGGCGCATCCGCCAGGCGTTCGTGGCCCCCGAGGGCCGCGTGATCATCGCTGCGGACTACTCGCAAATCGAGCTACGCATCATGGCGCACCTGTCCGGCGACAAGGGCCTGGTGGATGCCTTTGCCCAGGGGGCCGACATCCACCGCGCCACTGCCGCCGAGGTGTTCGAGGTGGCGCCGGAGGCGGTCGACGGCGAGCAGCGCCGCCGCGCCAAGGCGATCAACTTCGGGCTGATCTACGGTATGTCCGCCTTCGGCCTGGCCAAGCAACTGGGCATCCCCCGCGCGGACGCGCAGACCTATATCGAGCGCTATTTCGAGCGCTATCCCGGTGTGCGGCGGTATATGGACAGCACCCGCAAGCAGGCGGCGGAAAAGGGCTATGTGGAAACCCTCTTCGGCCGCCGGCTCTACCTGCCGGAGATCAACTCCCGCAATGCCATGCAGCGCCAGGCTGCCGAACGCACCGCGATCAACGCGCCCATGCAGGGCAGCGCCGCGGACATCATCAAGCGCGCGATGATCACCGTGGACGCCTGGCTGGCGGAACAAAAGCTGGCCAGCAAGCTGATCATGCAGGTGCACGATGAACTGGTGCTGGAAGTGCCGGAAGACGAAGCCGCGCGGGTGAGCGAAGGCATCACCGGGCTGATGCAGGGCGCCGCCGAGCTGGCCGTGCCGCTGATCGTGGACCTGGGGCGGGGGGCCAACTGGGACGAGGCGCACTAG
- a CDS encoding metal ABC transporter solute-binding protein, Zn/Mn family yields MKSAKRFFVVLLSIAVTACGEPRPQGGELLVSVRPLALIAREIAGPEQPVRPLIDNGDPHYYAPTVADRAALERALLVVWVGPQLEDVLAKQMALLPAERQLQLLEANSYEYSGASANDAHLWLRPRNAAVIAAQIAERLAQLQPQQADVYRTRARDFSRRMANLQKVLERALWGYRDVPVAVTHDAYGHFFGPSGVKTLALSDSSFSRRGAKTLLELRGVGDGCLFGEVPANDRDRQTAANLGLRYATLDPLATNLPADADYQALVEQLLADARSCLAQIPDR; encoded by the coding sequence ATGAAGTCCGCCAAGCGCTTTTTTGTTGTACTCCTGTCGATTGCCGTCACCGCCTGCGGCGAGCCCCGGCCGCAGGGCGGAGAGTTGTTGGTCAGTGTGCGCCCACTGGCGCTGATCGCGCGGGAGATCGCCGGGCCGGAACAGCCGGTGCGGCCGCTGATCGACAATGGTGACCCGCACTACTACGCACCCACGGTGGCGGACCGCGCGGCCCTGGAACGGGCACTGCTGGTGGTCTGGGTGGGGCCGCAGCTAGAGGATGTGCTGGCGAAACAGATGGCGCTGCTGCCGGCGGAGCGCCAGCTGCAGCTTCTGGAGGCAAATAGCTACGAGTATTCCGGGGCCTCGGCCAACGACGCTCACCTGTGGCTGCGCCCGCGCAACGCCGCGGTGATCGCTGCGCAGATTGCCGAGCGGTTGGCGCAGTTGCAGCCGCAACAGGCGGACGTATACCGCACCCGCGCGCGGGATTTCTCCCGCCGCATGGCCAACCTGCAGAAAGTGCTGGAGCGGGCACTCTGGGGCTACCGGGACGTGCCGGTAGCGGTGACCCACGATGCCTACGGTCACTTCTTCGGCCCCTCCGGGGTGAAGACCCTGGCCCTGAGCGACAGCAGCTTCAGCCGCCGCGGTGCCAAAACCCTGCTGGAACTGCGCGGTGTCGGGGATGGCTGCCTGTTCGGCGAGGTGCCTGCCAACGACCGCGATCGGCAGACCGCCGCCAACCTCGGCCTGCGCTACGCCACCCTGGACCCGCTCGCCACCAACCTGCCGGCGGATGCCGATTACCAGGCGCTGGTGGAGCAGCTGCTGGCGGACGCGCGCAGCTGCCTGGCGCAGATTCCCGACCGCTAA
- a CDS encoding ATP-binding cassette domain-containing protein, which translates to MSQTEPLITAENLGLEIAGRQLLQDINLALQPGEIVTVIGPNGAGKTTLLRLLLGLSKPTSGKVWRRPGLGLGYMPQRLQIDPSMPMSVARFLQLGQPQVDVREALSRVGADRLADTGLAELSGGEMQRVLLARAASRKPQLLVLDEPTQGVDLGGQGEVYRLIAALRDELGCGVLLVSHDLHLVMAATDKVLCINQHICCEGLPEQVSRDPAYLELFGDKVVPYTHQHNHEHDFGGDILHPHSHSHDQDEHKQ; encoded by the coding sequence CTGAGTCAGACCGAACCGCTAATCACCGCCGAGAACCTGGGCCTGGAAATCGCCGGGCGGCAGTTGCTGCAGGATATCAACCTGGCGCTGCAACCGGGGGAAATAGTCACCGTGATCGGCCCCAACGGCGCCGGCAAGACCACCCTGCTGCGCCTGCTGCTGGGACTGAGCAAGCCCACCAGTGGCAAGGTGTGGCGCCGCCCCGGCCTTGGCCTGGGCTATATGCCGCAGCGGCTGCAGATAGACCCCTCCATGCCCATGTCGGTGGCGCGCTTCCTGCAGCTGGGCCAGCCGCAGGTCGACGTGCGCGAGGCGCTCTCGCGGGTGGGGGCGGACCGGCTGGCGGACACCGGCCTGGCGGAACTCTCCGGCGGCGAGATGCAGCGGGTGCTGCTGGCCCGCGCCGCCTCGCGCAAGCCGCAGCTGCTGGTGCTGGACGAGCCCACCCAGGGGGTGGACCTGGGCGGCCAGGGGGAGGTCTACCGGCTGATCGCCGCGCTGCGGGACGAACTGGGCTGCGGGGTGCTGCTGGTCTCCCACGACCTGCACCTGGTGATGGCGGCCACCGACAAGGTGCTGTGCATCAACCAGCATATCTGCTGCGAAGGCCTCCCGGAGCAGGTGAGCCGCGACCCTGCCTACCTGGAACTGTTCGGCGACAAGGTGGTGCCCTATACCCACCAGCACAACCACGAACACGATTTCGGCGGCGATATCCTTCATCCACATTCACATTCACACGATCAGGACGAGCACAAGCAGTGA